The Hypanus sabinus isolate sHypSab1 chromosome 1, sHypSab1.hap1, whole genome shotgun sequence genome contains a region encoding:
- the LOC132394481 gene encoding myc proto-oncogene protein-like, which yields MPLTVSPFLGKSYNYDYDYDSFQPVFYDEEENFYHQQLPAPSEDIWKKFELLPTPPLSPSRRPSFSLYPSNADQLEMVTEFLGDDLVNQSFICDSESIIIQDCMWSGFSAAAKLEKVVSERLASLQASRKETGTCADALSSSPCNHSSPTPSLRSPPSVAPADAGTAPRRLGSLGLGAASAYLQDLSAAVAECIDPSVVFPYPFAEHKSGLHLPPGDATPPATDTPSDSEEEQDDEEEDDEDEEEDEEEIDVVTVEKRHSSARRAELNTNTAGLVRPHHSPLVLKRCHVPIHQHNYAAPSPQPPAKRLRMESSRILKQISTNSKSKCPSPRMSDSEEIDKRRTHNVLERQRRNELKRSFFALRDQIPEVAKNDRAAKVVILKKATEHIMSIQSDEQRLMSEKEQLRRKREQLKHRLELLRNSSKQRY from the exons ATGCCTTTGACTGTATCTCCTTTCCTGGGGAAAAGCTACAACTATGACTACGACTACGACTCCTTCCAGCCGGTGTTCTATGACGAGGAGGAGAATTTTTATCACCAGCAGTTGCCGGCTCCGAGCGAGGATATCTGGAAGAAGTTTGAGCTGCTGCCCACCCCTCCCCTGTCTCCCAGCCGGCGACCCAGCTTCAGCTTGTACCCTTCTAACGCCGACCAGCTGGAAATGGTCACGGAGTTCCTGGGCGATGACTTGGTAAACCAGAGCTTCATCTGCGACTCGGAATCCATTATCATTCAGGACTGTATGTGGAGTGGCTTCTCGGCCGCAGCCAAGCTGGAGAAGGTGGTGAGCGAGAGGCTGGCGTCTCTGCAGGCTTCGAGGAAGGAGACGGGAACATGTGCCGATGCTCTCTCCTCGTCTCCGTGCAATCACTCGTCGCCGACACCATCGCTGCGGTCGCCGCCGTCTGTAGCTCCAGCCGATGCCGGTACTGCGCCCCGCCGCTTGGGCTCGCTGGGGTTGGGCGCCGCCTCCGCGTATCTGCAGGACCTGAGCGCCGCCGTGGCCGAGTGCATCGACCCTTCCGTCGTCTTCCCTTACCCCTTCGCCGAGCACAAAAGTGGCTTGCACCTACCGCCTGGAGACGCAACTCCTCCCGCCACGGATACGCCGAGTGACTCCG AAGAAGAACAAGATGACGAGGAAGAGGATGACGAagatgaggaggaggatgaggaggAGATTGACGTGGTTACAGTTGAGAAGAGACACTCCTCAGCCAGGAGGGCAGAGCTGAACACCAATACAGCTGGTTTGGTCAGGCCCCATCACAGCCCCCTGGTCCTGAAGCGCTGTCACGTCCCCATCCACCAGCACAACTACGCTGCCCCCTCCCCACAGCCCCCGGCGAAGCGGCTGAGGATGGAGAGCAGCCGTATCCTCAAGCAAATCAGCACCAACAGTAAAAGCAAGTGCCCAAGTCCCAGGATGTCGGACTCAGAGGAGATCGACAAGCGGAGGACGCACAATGTGTTGGAGCGCCAGCGCAGGAACGAGCTAAAGCGGAGTTTCTTCGCCCTGAGGGACCAGATTCCAGAGGTGGCCAAGAACGACAGGGCGGCCAAGGTGGTCATACTCAAAAAGGCGACTGAGCACATAATGTCCATCCAGTCGGATGAGCAGAGACTGATGTCGGAGAAGGAGCAGCTGAGGAGGAAACGGGAGCAATTGAAGCACAGGCTTGAGCTGCTGAGGAACTCTAGCAAACAGAGGTATTAG